In Arachis hypogaea cultivar Tifrunner chromosome 2, arahy.Tifrunner.gnm2.J5K5, whole genome shotgun sequence, a genomic segment contains:
- the LOC112755816 gene encoding uncharacterized protein OsI_027940, with product MSRHPEVKWAQRLDKVYITVQLPDSKNAKVDLTPDGTFTFSATAGAEDHLYDLMLDLFDKVNVEESKINVGVRGIFCVVEKAEKGWWKRLLRGEGKPPHYVKVDWDKWVDEDEDDGGLGDLDLGGMDFSKFGGMGDDAMGDFDDDDDDEQEVSKPGGQETSTEKEGASTAGDQDAAGEASTEKKEAAPST from the exons ATGAG CCGTCATCCTGAGGTTAAGTGGGCTCAAAGGCTGGACAAGGTTTATATAACGGTTCAGTTGCCGGATTCGAAGAATGCGAAAGTGGACCTAACTCCAGATGGTACTTTCACCTTTTCGGCTACTGCTGGTGCCGAAGATCATCTGTATGACTTGATGTTGGATCTCTTTGACAAGGTTAATGTAGAG GAGAGCAAGATTAATGTAGGGGTGAGAGGCATATTCTGTGTGGTGGAGAAGGCAGAGAAAGGATGGTGGAAAAGGTTACTACGAGGAGAAGGAAAGCCTCCGCATTATGTGAAAGTAGATTGGGATAAATGggttgatgaagatgaagatgatggtG GTCTTGGTGATCTAGACTTGGGAGGGATGGATTTTTCG AAATTTGGTGGGATGGGCGATGATGCAATGGGTGATTtcgatgatgacgatgatgatg AGCAAGAAGTGTCGAAGCCCGGAGGACAGGAGACTAGTACTGAGAAAGAGGGAGCTTCCACGGCCGGAGATCAAGATGCTGCTGGGGAGGCTTCAACAGAGAAAAAAGAAGCTGCTCCAAGCACATAA